The Pseudanabaena galeata CCNP1313 genome includes a region encoding these proteins:
- a CDS encoding GH36-type glycosyl hydrolase domain-containing protein encodes MAIANQYGYYTEDNREFVITDPRTPRPWFNYMWNSQYAGLISHTGGGFSFLESPRDNRISRMRYNCLPWDRPGRYVMVKDVASGQYWSLSWSPTIHLNYDFYECRHGQGYTKITTEINGIRGEITYFVPNDVNAEVWRVKLTDVSGTARDLEIYSFVELLMGNALNDQINQPNDKHFTDIHFDCDLQALVATRRYWVLNKGVSVKQPNIDWKYQVYFSQSLPVSGFDSSLDTFIGRWRSESNPLAVETGVMQNTEITAGDPVVALQSKISLGANSSVDFAVTLKIAAKEIPPTPLAKRGKENSPPFTRGAGGELNRETKIGKDAGELLEIVDRQFLQLKQKWDQHLSCVQVQTPDPAFNAMINVWNQYQAAVTFDMARNSGYYHGGLLFGTGMRDRFQDILGVVMVDPARVRERLIKALNFQFKDGSTLHNYFVLTNTGERTNHSDTPLWIPFGIVEYLKETGDFSILEEVVPYHDDTSGTVYEHLVRALDFAIANTGEKGMPRIFTGDWNDTLDHVGSQGKGETTWGAFFLGYVLNKSLPVCEHQGDSQSLAKFQKFYEHLRQVTNDICWDGEWYLRAFRDNGEPIGVSSASQGKIFLNAQSWAVISELAPKDRADRCMASSREYLTTPFGMKIVDPSFTEIDDTVGLISRCVPGKKENGAVFNHASSWFVLASLLNGDTEFAWEIYRRMMPINSSQATDAKCDRFETEPYVYPEYVTSPDHETQGQASHSWLTGTAVWMLRIGIDYILGFQPTFEGMIIDPKIPAEWSGFTAQRQFRGKVLSLTVTNHSDVKQMLVNGEVVTGKLIDLAKYVGDEIAIAVHL; translated from the coding sequence GTGGCGATCGCAAACCAATATGGCTATTACACCGAAGATAATCGGGAATTTGTGATTACAGATCCGCGCACCCCGCGCCCTTGGTTTAACTATATGTGGAACAGCCAGTATGCAGGACTGATTTCCCATACAGGCGGCGGCTTTAGCTTTCTAGAATCACCACGCGATAACCGTATTAGCAGAATGCGCTATAACTGCCTCCCTTGGGATCGTCCTGGACGCTATGTGATGGTCAAGGATGTAGCCTCGGGGCAATATTGGTCACTGAGTTGGTCACCAACAATTCACCTTAACTATGATTTTTATGAGTGTCGTCATGGTCAAGGCTATACTAAAATCACGACTGAGATTAATGGAATTCGTGGGGAAATTACGTACTTCGTTCCCAATGATGTGAATGCGGAAGTTTGGCGCGTGAAGTTGACTGATGTATCGGGTACGGCGAGGGATTTAGAGATATATTCTTTTGTAGAACTATTGATGGGGAATGCCCTCAACGATCAAATTAATCAACCCAATGACAAGCATTTTACGGACATCCATTTTGATTGCGATTTACAGGCTTTGGTCGCTACCCGCCGCTATTGGGTTCTAAATAAAGGAGTATCAGTTAAGCAGCCCAATATTGATTGGAAGTATCAAGTTTATTTCTCGCAAAGTTTACCAGTTTCTGGTTTTGACAGCAGTCTCGATACTTTTATCGGCAGATGGCGATCGGAGTCGAATCCCTTAGCAGTGGAAACAGGGGTGATGCAGAATACTGAGATCACGGCTGGCGATCCTGTAGTGGCTTTGCAATCGAAGATTAGCTTAGGGGCAAATAGTTCGGTTGATTTTGCAGTAACTTTGAAGATTGCAGCGAAAGAGATCCCCCCTACCCCCCTTGCAAAGAGGGGCAAAGAAAATTCTCCCCCCTTCACAAGGGGGGCTGGGGGGGAGCTAAACCGTGAGACAAAGATAGGGAAGGATGCGGGAGAACTACTAGAGATTGTCGATCGCCAATTTCTGCAACTTAAACAAAAATGGGATCAGCATTTATCCTGTGTGCAGGTGCAAACGCCCGATCCCGCCTTTAACGCGATGATTAATGTGTGGAATCAGTATCAGGCGGCTGTCACCTTCGATATGGCGCGAAATTCGGGCTACTATCATGGTGGATTGCTGTTTGGGACAGGAATGCGCGATCGCTTTCAGGATATTCTCGGCGTGGTCATGGTTGATCCTGCAAGAGTGCGCGAAAGATTGATTAAGGCTCTTAACTTCCAATTCAAGGATGGTTCCACGTTACATAATTACTTTGTGCTAACCAATACAGGCGAACGCACCAATCATTCCGATACACCACTTTGGATTCCCTTTGGCATTGTCGAATATCTCAAGGAAACTGGCGATTTCTCGATTTTAGAAGAAGTTGTTCCTTACCATGATGATACATCAGGCACAGTCTATGAGCATTTGGTGAGAGCGCTGGACTTTGCGATCGCCAACACAGGCGAAAAAGGAATGCCGCGCATTTTTACAGGCGATTGGAATGATACGCTCGATCATGTTGGCTCACAGGGCAAGGGCGAAACCACTTGGGGCGCGTTCTTTTTGGGTTATGTATTGAATAAGTCCTTGCCTGTTTGCGAACATCAAGGCGATTCGCAATCATTAGCAAAATTCCAAAAGTTCTATGAGCATCTGCGTCAAGTTACTAACGATATCTGTTGGGATGGTGAATGGTATTTACGCGCTTTCCGTGACAATGGCGAGCCGATTGGCGTATCTAGCGCTAGTCAGGGCAAAATCTTTTTGAACGCGCAGTCATGGGCAGTAATTTCTGAACTTGCACCGAAGGATCGCGCCGATCGCTGTATGGCAAGCAGCCGTGAGTATCTGACAACTCCTTTTGGCATGAAAATTGTTGATCCATCTTTTACGGAAATCGATGATACGGTCGGCTTAATCAGTCGTTGCGTTCCAGGGAAGAAAGAAAACGGTGCAGTGTTTAACCATGCCTCGTCTTGGTTTGTACTTGCCTCGCTGCTCAATGGTGATACCGAATTTGCATGGGAAATCTATCGCCGCATGATGCCGATTAATTCCTCACAGGCGACCGATGCAAAATGCGATCGCTTTGAAACGGAACCCTATGTTTATCCAGAATATGTGACTAGCCCCGATCATGAAACCCAAGGACAGGCAAGCCACTCATGGCTGACGGGTACAGCAGTATGGATGTTACGCATTGGCATTGATTACATTTTAGGTTTTCAACCCACTTTTGAGGGCATGATTATCGATCCCAAGATTCCTGCGGAGTGGTCAGGCTTCACGGCTCAGCGCCAATTTCGCGGCAAGGTTCTCTCGCTGACGGTAACCAATCATAGCGATGTCAAACAAATGCTAGTCAATGGTGAGGTGGTTACAGGGAAATTGATCGATTTGGCAAAATATGTAGGTGATGAAATCGCGATCGCAGTTCATCTCTAG
- a CDS encoding metal ABC transporter permease encodes MLNWLIEPLGFEFMRNAIAIGILIGILSAVVGSYLIVQHMGLLGDVVAHAVLPGLAIAFYIGMDIFLGAFIAGTISTFVVAWIQTHSKIKVDTAMALVFSGFLALGVMLITTLKSKLDLHSFLFGDILGVTTADLWRTLIIAIAVLACVVIFYRELIFYCFDPLASKAMGLPVHFIHFGLMAGITLTIIASMQSVGVVLVVSLLTGPAATAYLLVKELHLMMALGALFGVIASVSGMYISYYQNVPSGSAIVLIISGLFLLALLFSPSQGILTKKAIVRRTKHLLHKLSQF; translated from the coding sequence ATGTTGAATTGGTTAATAGAGCCTTTGGGCTTTGAGTTTATGCGAAATGCGATCGCGATCGGCATTCTCATTGGGATTCTATCGGCGGTGGTTGGTAGTTATCTGATCGTGCAGCATATGGGACTTTTAGGCGATGTGGTTGCCCATGCGGTCTTGCCAGGGCTGGCGATCGCCTTTTATATTGGCATGGATATTTTTCTGGGTGCATTCATCGCAGGTACGATTAGCACCTTTGTCGTGGCTTGGATTCAGACCCATTCCAAAATTAAAGTTGATACGGCAATGGCTCTGGTATTTTCAGGATTTTTAGCCTTGGGTGTCATGTTAATTACCACCCTCAAAAGCAAATTAGATCTGCATAGTTTTCTATTTGGCGATATTTTGGGAGTGACCACTGCTGACCTATGGCGAACTTTGATTATTGCGATCGCCGTCTTAGCTTGTGTAGTCATCTTCTACCGTGAATTAATTTTCTATTGCTTTGATCCGCTAGCTTCTAAAGCTATGGGCTTACCTGTCCATTTCATTCACTTTGGACTGATGGCAGGCATCACCCTCACGATTATCGCCAGTATGCAATCGGTCGGTGTGGTGTTAGTGGTTTCACTCCTCACTGGCCCCGCCGCCACCGCCTATCTATTAGTGAAGGAATTACACTTAATGATGGCACTAGGAGCATTGTTCGGTGTTATCGCCAGTGTTAGTGGCATGTACATTAGCTATTATCAAAATGTTCCTTCTGGTAGTGCGATCGTCTTGATTATTTCAGGACTTTTCCTTTTAGCTCTATTATTTAGCCCTTCGCAAGGAATTTTAACTAAAAAGGCGATCGTCAGAAGAACGAAACATTTATTGCATAAACTCTCACAATTTTAG
- a CDS encoding biotin--[acetyl-CoA-carboxylase] ligase: MNFQIIRYEEIESTNSEAWRLIDRLNSVEVQNGSHPHGSDCHTVIIAKRQTKGRGQRGHSWQSDLGGLFMSVILQPNVAAVNAHQITLWSAWGIAKALSETGANVKLKWLNDLLIDRRKLGGILTETRIEGDKILYAVVGIGINWTNDVPEGAIALGELPTTLSSMDELIEVVLKGIELGQTRSDREGIMGILAEYLEMLSDKNVRQMINGRELQGQIIDIRPTGELVVRWEGNSQDAIYQPQTFSVGYQ; this comes from the coding sequence TTGAATTTTCAGATTATCCGTTACGAAGAAATTGAGTCCACTAATAGTGAAGCATGGCGCTTAATCGATCGCCTCAATTCTGTCGAAGTCCAAAACGGCAGTCACCCCCATGGGAGTGATTGCCATACTGTGATCATTGCCAAACGTCAGACCAAAGGGAGGGGGCAACGTGGTCATAGTTGGCAGTCAGATTTGGGTGGATTATTTATGTCAGTAATTTTGCAGCCCAATGTTGCCGCCGTAAATGCTCACCAAATTACGCTTTGGTCAGCTTGGGGCATAGCCAAAGCCCTTAGTGAAACGGGGGCAAATGTCAAGCTCAAATGGCTCAATGATCTCTTAATTGATCGCCGCAAATTGGGAGGTATTCTCACCGAGACAAGAATCGAAGGTGACAAAATTCTTTATGCAGTGGTGGGGATCGGCATTAATTGGACAAATGATGTGCCTGAAGGCGCGATCGCCTTGGGAGAATTGCCAACTACTTTGTCAAGCATGGATGAACTGATCGAGGTGGTGCTAAAAGGTATTGAGCTAGGTCAAACTCGAAGCGATCGCGAAGGAATTATGGGCATTTTGGCGGAATATTTGGAGATGCTTAGCGATAAAAATGTGCGTCAAATGATTAATGGGCGGGAACTTCAAGGGCAAATAATCGACATTAGACCAACAGGCGAACTGGTAGTAAGATGGGAGGGCAATTCCCAAGACGCAATCTATCAGCCTCAAACTTTTTCTGTCGGCTATCAGTAG
- a CDS encoding phycobilisome linker polypeptide, which yields MPFGPASRLGVSLFDETPPIESVNGLSSEGLETIINAVYRQVLGNAYVMESERLSVPESQFKRGELSVREFVRAVAKSDLYRSRFFTNAARYRTTELNFRHLLGRAPIDYAEVRSHSDILDAKGFEADIDSYIDSDEYQTTFGENIVPYIRGYKTEAITNLVQFTHTFELVRGASSSSLKGDLAGNSPKLNSLIINSTPTAVIPSTGDSGTFRTPADAPLTRRGSFGTPSSKVYRIEVTGYRAKSVNSISKFRRSNKVYLVPFDQLSQEYQRIHQQGGVIASITAV from the coding sequence ATGCCTTTTGGACCAGCTTCACGCTTGGGTGTCAGCCTATTTGATGAAACTCCTCCCATTGAATCAGTTAATGGTCTTTCTTCGGAAGGGCTAGAAACTATTATCAATGCGGTTTATCGTCAAGTACTAGGTAACGCCTATGTAATGGAGAGCGAAAGACTCAGCGTTCCTGAATCCCAATTCAAGCGTGGCGAATTAAGCGTCCGTGAATTTGTAAGGGCAGTTGCCAAATCTGACCTCTACCGTTCCCGCTTCTTTACTAACGCTGCACGTTATCGCACAACTGAACTCAACTTCCGTCATTTGCTTGGTCGCGCACCAATCGATTATGCTGAAGTGCGTAGCCATAGCGATATCCTTGATGCTAAAGGATTTGAGGCTGATATCGACTCCTATATCGACAGTGATGAATACCAAACTACCTTTGGTGAAAACATTGTTCCTTATATTCGTGGCTATAAGACTGAAGCTATTACCAACTTGGTACAGTTCACCCACACTTTTGAATTAGTTCGTGGAGCCTCAAGCAGCAGCTTGAAAGGTGATTTGGCAGGCAATAGCCCCAAACTAAATTCACTAATCATCAACTCCACTCCCACGGCTGTCATTCCTTCAACTGGTGATAGTGGAACCTTCCGTACTCCTGCTGATGCACCACTTACCCGTCGTGGTTCCTTTGGTACTCCTAGCAGCAAGGTTTACCGTATCGAAGTTACTGGCTACCGTGCCAAATCTGTTAACAGTATTTCCAAGTTCCGTCGAAGCAACAAAGTCTATTTGGTGCCTTTCGACCAACTTTCCCAAGAATACCAACGCATTCATCAACAAGGCGGCGTAATCGCTAGTATTACTGCTGTTTAG
- a CDS encoding YggT family protein, producing MNDNQRNESNQERQQDLRQDEETFRLQQEEQRLGKAQRSNIYYWVVNSIYWLGGIIEILLMLRFVLRLFGANTQNEFARLINNLSAPFIAPFSTLFISPTSDGGTNIFDVNIVIAIIAYAILSYLLISLVRFIFFNRV from the coding sequence ATGAACGATAATCAGCGAAATGAAAGCAATCAAGAAAGACAGCAAGACCTAAGACAGGATGAAGAGACTTTTCGCCTTCAACAAGAAGAACAACGTCTAGGAAAAGCTCAACGCAGTAATATCTACTATTGGGTAGTTAACAGTATTTACTGGCTAGGGGGAATCATCGAAATATTACTGATGCTAAGATTTGTATTACGTTTATTTGGTGCTAATACTCAAAATGAGTTTGCTCGTTTAATCAATAATTTATCCGCACCATTTATTGCTCCATTTTCGACCTTATTCATCAGCCCTACATCTGATGGTGGTACAAATATATTTGATGTAAATATTGTGATTGCAATTATTGCCTATGCAATTTTGAGCTATCTTTTAATTTCTTTAGTCAGATTCATCTTTTTTAATAGAGTCTAA
- a CDS encoding histidine triad nucleotide-binding protein, which translates to MSETIFSKIIKREIPASILYEDDLVLAFRDVNPQAPVHFLVIPKKPIVKLSEANIEDQNLLGHLLLIASKVAAQEGLTDFRLVTNNGAGAGQSVFHLHIHVLGDRSFAWPPG; encoded by the coding sequence ATGAGTGAAACAATATTTAGTAAAATTATTAAGCGAGAAATTCCTGCTAGCATACTCTATGAGGATGATCTTGTCCTTGCTTTCCGCGATGTCAATCCTCAAGCTCCAGTACATTTTCTCGTCATTCCTAAAAAGCCGATTGTGAAGCTTTCGGAAGCAAATATAGAGGATCAAAATTTATTAGGGCATCTATTACTTATAGCTAGTAAAGTCGCTGCTCAAGAAGGATTAACTGATTTTCGTTTGGTTACTAATAATGGAGCAGGAGCTGGGCAGAGCGTCTTCCATTTACATATTCATGTTTTAGGCGATCGTTCCTTTGCTTGGCCCCCTGGTTAA
- the dapF gene encoding diaminopimelate epimerase: MSIAFSKYHGLGNDFILIDNRHSAELILTPEQAIKWCDRNFGVGADGVIFLLTESNGEHRMRIFNSDGSEPEMCGNGIRCLAKFMQDLNIPTTDNKYKIQTGAGLIVPQMDVDGQVTVDMGKPFLTANEIPTTLGESDRKVVNVPLEVGDKTWNVTTVSMGNPHCMTFVDDVDTIALAEIGVLFEHHAVFPKRTNTEFVEVVNRSYVKMRVWERGAGATLACGTGACATVVAGVLNDLCDRICTVNLPGGDLKIHWSAESDHILMTGPATLVFTGLAENEL; encoded by the coding sequence ATGTCGATCGCATTTAGTAAATATCACGGCCTAGGTAACGATTTTATCCTGATCGATAACCGTCACAGTGCTGAACTAATTCTCACCCCTGAGCAGGCTATCAAATGGTGCGATCGCAATTTTGGTGTTGGCGCAGACGGAGTAATTTTTCTGCTGACTGAGAGTAATGGAGAACATCGGATGCGGATTTTTAACTCCGATGGCTCCGAGCCAGAGATGTGCGGCAATGGAATTCGTTGCCTAGCTAAATTTATGCAGGACTTGAATATCCCAACTACTGACAACAAATATAAGATTCAAACTGGCGCAGGTTTGATTGTGCCACAAATGGATGTGGATGGACAGGTAACTGTTGATATGGGCAAACCATTTTTGACCGCCAACGAGATTCCTACAACTTTGGGTGAAAGCGATCGCAAGGTTGTCAATGTGCCACTTGAAGTTGGAGACAAGACTTGGAATGTCACGACAGTAAGCATGGGTAATCCGCACTGTATGACCTTTGTTGATGATGTCGATACAATTGCTTTGGCGGAAATTGGTGTTCTCTTTGAACATCATGCTGTATTCCCTAAACGCACAAATACCGAGTTTGTGGAAGTCGTTAATCGCAGCTATGTGAAAATGCGTGTATGGGAACGGGGCGCAGGAGCAACCTTAGCTTGTGGGACGGGTGCTTGTGCGACGGTTGTAGCTGGTGTTTTAAATGATCTGTGCGATCGCATCTGTACGGTAAATCTCCCTGGGGGCGATCTCAAAATCCATTGGTCAGCCGAAAGCGATCACATTCTGATGACTGGTCCCGCAACTTTAGTATTTACTGGTTTAGCAGAGAACGAATTGTAA
- a CDS encoding M23 family metallopeptidase, with protein sequence MRKSTISTITLATLLCLSTNNYFLVGSAYAATKSAISPDIAVTQPSEQSPQAQPQPEIAPAPNTIEIQSDRNVNNSAPANQPVSNVGNRDSVQVNIESANPTPKAAVKRSQPVGQPVEIVLENRSTGCKFKASSLLERNADLCNPEAIASKNNAQNSQNYYQNGKVLYAAASGDTAVQVRRLTEQEIAAMSLPSNGDKQMLFPLVAPSVISSIFGTRVHPVTGQVRFHQGTDLAAPEGTPVVAAFSGRVEIAGWLGGYGLIVVISHGDTHETRYAHLSEVLVKPGQEIKQGNVIGLVGSTGMSTGPHLHFEIWQKMQEGLVAIDPTPQLLLAMEQLQKYLAQSPKSTNKA encoded by the coding sequence ATGCGAAAATCAACAATCTCCACGATCACACTGGCTACCCTGCTCTGCCTCTCCACAAATAACTACTTTCTAGTTGGCTCAGCATACGCCGCAACCAAATCGGCTATTTCCCCTGATATCGCAGTTACTCAACCTTCTGAGCAGTCCCCTCAAGCACAGCCTCAACCTGAGATTGCTCCTGCACCGAACACCATTGAGATTCAAAGCGATCGCAATGTTAATAACTCGGCTCCAGCTAATCAGCCTGTAAGTAATGTGGGGAATCGAGACTCTGTGCAAGTTAACATTGAATCTGCTAACCCCACCCCAAAAGCAGCAGTCAAGCGATCGCAACCAGTCGGGCAACCCGTCGAAATTGTCTTAGAAAATCGATCCACTGGTTGCAAATTCAAGGCTAGTAGCCTTTTAGAGCGCAATGCTGATCTTTGTAATCCTGAAGCGATCGCCTCTAAAAATAATGCTCAGAATTCCCAGAACTATTACCAAAATGGCAAAGTCCTCTATGCTGCGGCTTCGGGTGACACGGCTGTACAAGTGCGCCGCCTAACGGAGCAGGAAATTGCCGCGATGAGCTTGCCAAGCAATGGTGACAAGCAAATGTTGTTCCCCTTAGTCGCTCCATCGGTAATTAGTTCAATATTTGGGACTCGCGTGCATCCTGTTACAGGGCAAGTCCGCTTTCATCAAGGTACAGACTTAGCGGCTCCTGAAGGTACACCTGTCGTCGCCGCCTTTAGTGGTCGCGTGGAAATCGCGGGTTGGCTCGGAGGCTATGGCTTAATTGTGGTAATTTCCCACGGTGATACCCATGAAACAAGGTACGCTCACTTGTCTGAAGTCTTGGTCAAGCCGGGGCAAGAGATCAAGCAGGGCAATGTTATTGGTTTAGTTGGCAGTACGGGTATGTCTACTGGCCCCCACCTGCATTTTGAGATTTGGCAAAAGATGCAAGAGGGACTAGTGGCGATCGACCCTACGCCGCAGTTGCTGCTTGCCATGGAGCAGTTACAAAAATATCTCGCCCAATCACCTAAATCGACAAATAAAGCTTAA
- a CDS encoding sterol desaturase family protein, whose translation MLDHSFGFYGIAFFGIILARYFLVAGGMYLFFYSPFRQSLGGQNPPQVPSWDSIRRDIKLSVLSAAVFAIASAFIVSGYGWNLTRIYSNPHQYGLWYLGISYSLVLILQDAYFYFTHRLFHHPSLFRWLHQGHHRSRYTTPWTSFAFDPLEAIVSSLFLVGIVFVIPLHFITLIAVLTTMTVWAVLNHLGIDRLPVSFPHHWLGKWFIGPAHHSIHHFKYTLHYGLYFTFWDKLFHTQDLRYEENFDKRLTSENESIN comes from the coding sequence TTGCTAGATCACTCATTTGGATTTTACGGTATTGCATTCTTCGGGATTATTCTTGCCCGATATTTTCTTGTGGCAGGGGGGATGTATCTGTTTTTTTATTCACCATTCCGTCAGTCACTAGGTGGGCAAAATCCACCACAAGTTCCATCTTGGGATTCAATACGACGAGATATTAAACTATCTGTGCTTTCAGCAGCCGTCTTTGCGATCGCCTCTGCATTCATCGTATCGGGATATGGATGGAACCTTACCCGCATTTACAGCAATCCTCATCAGTATGGATTGTGGTATTTAGGTATAAGTTATAGCCTCGTGTTGATTCTACAGGACGCATATTTCTATTTCACCCATCGATTGTTTCATCACCCTTCCCTTTTTCGTTGGTTACATCAAGGACATCACCGATCGCGCTACACCACACCTTGGACTTCATTTGCTTTTGACCCTTTAGAAGCGATCGTTAGTTCTCTTTTTTTAGTGGGTATTGTTTTTGTGATTCCACTACATTTCATCACTTTAATAGCTGTCCTGACCACAATGACGGTTTGGGCTGTGTTAAACCATCTAGGCATTGATCGGTTACCTGTATCTTTTCCCCATCATTGGCTAGGCAAATGGTTTATTGGTCCAGCTCATCATTCTATCCATCATTTCAAGTACACCTTGCATTATGGTCTCTATTTCACCTTCTGGGACAAGCTATTCCATACTCAAGATCTTAGATATGAAGAAAACTTTGATAAGCGTCTAACGAGTGAAAATGAGTCTATAAACTAG
- the rppA gene encoding two-component system response regulator RppA, whose product MKVLLVEDEVDLGTAIQRSLKQEKYVVDWAQNGKEAWNYLDCQPTEYTVAILDWMLPQLSGLELCRRLRKNQNPLPVILLTAKDRIEDRVQGLDAGADDYLIKPFGMLELLARLRALQRRSPQIQATQLKVANLVLDYNTCTIAAHDINGKHQIIQLTAKEFQLLEYFMRHPHQILTRDQILSRLWEMQAEPESNVVAAQVRLLRRRLAEYGQEKLIETVYGLGYRFNVN is encoded by the coding sequence ATGAAAGTTTTACTCGTTGAAGATGAAGTTGATTTAGGGACTGCAATTCAACGTAGTCTCAAGCAAGAGAAATATGTGGTTGATTGGGCTCAAAATGGCAAAGAAGCATGGAACTATCTCGATTGCCAACCTACAGAATATACTGTGGCAATTTTGGACTGGATGTTACCGCAGCTTTCAGGATTAGAATTATGTAGACGATTACGCAAAAATCAAAATCCTCTTCCTGTCATTCTTCTCACGGCAAAAGATCGAATAGAAGATCGTGTTCAAGGACTAGATGCAGGAGCCGATGACTATCTCATAAAACCCTTTGGGATGTTAGAGTTATTGGCTAGATTGAGGGCTTTGCAAAGGCGATCGCCACAAATTCAAGCCACACAGTTAAAAGTTGCCAATCTCGTTCTTGATTACAATACTTGTACGATCGCTGCCCATGACATTAATGGGAAACACCAAATTATTCAACTGACGGCTAAAGAGTTTCAGCTTTTAGAGTATTTTATGCGGCATCCTCATCAAATTTTGACCCGCGATCAGATTCTGAGTCGGCTATGGGAAATGCAAGCAGAACCAGAAAGTAACGTGGTTGCTGCCCAAGTCAGACTGTTGCGGCGACGATTGGCGGAATATGGACAGGAAAAACTAATTGAAACTGTTTATGGTTTGGGTTATCGGTTTAATGTCAATTAA
- a CDS encoding phycobilisome rod-core linker polypeptide, with protein MATLLAALELQPNSSAEELETIIRNVYKQVLGNPHVMESERLLSAESRLCDRSISVREFVRIVAKSDFYRDRYFTSCAPYRFVELNFLHLLGRAPQDQREVSEHIVRTVAEGYDAEIDSFIDSDEYQAAFGENVVPYNRGKDSANNAYQVGYNRIFSLDRGAAQSDSAVQSSQLVYEVATNSSKAIKPSSATVIGSGTEKRFKILVSGSKFDTRRRVSSTEYIVSKSNMTAQIQRINRTSGKIVSITEIA; from the coding sequence ATGGCAACTTTATTAGCTGCTCTTGAACTGCAACCTAACAGCAGTGCCGAAGAATTGGAAACAATTATTCGCAATGTTTACAAACAAGTTTTAGGCAATCCTCACGTCATGGAAAGTGAGCGTTTGTTGTCGGCAGAATCAAGATTATGCGATCGCTCAATTTCAGTTCGTGAGTTTGTTCGCATCGTCGCAAAATCTGACTTCTATCGCGATCGCTATTTCACCTCTTGCGCTCCTTACCGCTTCGTTGAACTCAATTTCTTGCATCTACTAGGTCGCGCTCCACAGGATCAACGTGAAGTATCTGAGCATATCGTGCGAACTGTTGCTGAAGGCTATGATGCTGAGATTGATTCCTTCATTGATAGCGATGAATATCAAGCAGCCTTTGGTGAAAATGTTGTTCCTTACAATCGTGGTAAAGATAGTGCTAACAATGCCTATCAAGTTGGCTACAATCGTATTTTTTCACTTGATCGTGGTGCAGCCCAGTCTGATAGTGCTGTGCAATCTTCACAGTTAGTTTATGAAGTGGCAACCAACAGCAGCAAAGCCATTAAGCCTTCAAGTGCCACTGTAATTGGTTCTGGCACTGAAAAACGCTTCAAGATCTTGGTATCTGGTTCCAAGTTTGACACTCGCCGCCGTGTTAGCTCCACTGAGTACATCGTCTCTAAGAGCAACATGACTGCTCAAATCCAAAGGATTAACCGTACCTCTGGCAAAATCGTTAGCATTACGGAAATTGCTTAA
- a CDS encoding CsbD family protein, with protein sequence MSLENRAKATAKNVEGKVQETVGDLTGDTKNQSEGQAKQAEAKLRHTAEDVKDEVKKVID encoded by the coding sequence ATGAGTTTAGAAAATAGAGCTAAGGCAACTGCTAAAAATGTTGAAGGCAAAGTGCAAGAAACCGTGGGAGATCTGACGGGTGACACTAAAAACCAATCGGAAGGTCAGGCAAAACAAGCTGAAGCAAAATTACGCCACACCGCTGAAGATGTCAAAGATGAAGTCAAAAAAGTTATCGACTAA